The following are encoded together in the Elusimicrobiota bacterium genome:
- a CDS encoding transglutaminase domain-containing protein, which yields MHLVSRSFTAIRLGALSGFIGLVLALGFAAGTRSEPAKSPSTRTLELAETVRLSLPPGKRTARLWIPRLPSDAFQTAKLVEVDSPWPHRVSADSEFKNPLLYFESKSAGPATVEIKLRYRVTRREQSGPQPEAEPLPPIFLKPRGLVVIDDEVRRIAREATRGLQDPLEKARALFRSVLGRMSYDTSGEGWGRGDVVYACRVGKGNCTDFHSLFIALALAEGIPARFKMGYPLPEAAEGPVLKPYHCWAEFHVAGRGWLPVDISEAWKNPAKADYYFGSLDPNRVLVSTGREIRLPGQKGRPLNYMIRPYAEIGGKPFHEIEFKRRYKDIKGGERT from the coding sequence ATGCACTTAGTTTCCAGGAGCTTTACGGCGATTCGTCTGGGCGCTCTGTCGGGCTTCATCGGACTCGTACTGGCTCTGGGGTTCGCAGCCGGGACGCGGTCCGAGCCGGCGAAGTCCCCTTCGACTCGGACGCTGGAGCTTGCCGAGACCGTCCGCTTGAGCCTTCCCCCGGGAAAGCGAACCGCTCGGCTTTGGATTCCACGGCTGCCCAGCGATGCCTTCCAGACCGCCAAGCTGGTCGAGGTCGACTCGCCCTGGCCCCATCGGGTGAGCGCGGACTCCGAATTCAAGAATCCCCTGCTCTATTTTGAGTCCAAATCCGCGGGGCCCGCGACGGTGGAGATCAAGCTCCGGTATCGCGTCACCCGGAGGGAGCAGAGCGGTCCCCAACCGGAGGCGGAGCCGCTCCCCCCCATTTTTCTGAAGCCCCGCGGTTTGGTCGTGATCGACGATGAGGTCCGCCGCATAGCCCGCGAGGCGACGCGAGGCCTTCAGGACCCCCTTGAGAAGGCGCGGGCGCTCTTTCGTTCGGTGCTCGGCCGGATGAGCTACGACACCAGCGGCGAGGGCTGGGGCCGGGGCGACGTGGTCTATGCCTGCAGGGTGGGCAAGGGCAACTGCACGGACTTCCACTCCCTCTTCATCGCTCTCGCTCTAGCCGAGGGCATTCCCGCCAGATTCAAGATGGGCTATCCCCTGCCCGAGGCGGCCGAAGGTCCGGTGCTCAAACCCTACCACTGTTGGGCCGAGTTCCACGTCGCGGGCAGGGGCTGGCTCCCCGTGGACATCTCCGAGGCCTGGAAGAACCCGGCCAAGGCTGACTATTACTTCGGCAGCCTGGACCCGAACCGGGTCCTGGTCTCGACCGGCCGGGAGATCCGCCTCCCCGGACAGAAGGGACGGCCGTTGAATTACATGATCCGTCCCTACGCGGAAATCGGAGGGAAGCCCTTCCACGAGATCGAGTTCAAACGCCGTTACAAAGACATCAAAGGAGGAGAGAGAACATGA
- a CDS encoding thioredoxin domain-containing protein, whose amino-acid sequence MTTVVCDAAAPQRKPNRLAGEKSPYLLQHAYNPVDWYPWGEAAFAKARKENKPIFFSIGYSTCHWCHVMEKESFSNPEIAAVMNKSFVSIKVDREERPDVDEIYMSAASGAGWGGGWPLSLWLTPELKPFFGGTYFPPESMYGRPGFKQILQRVAQVWATKREDVRSDAERVVKALGRYVLVEGRGGPLDPAALTSAFEGYKDSFVSSKGGFGGAPKFPMPVNQNFLLRYYARSKDKKALDMVVHTLKEMAKGGIYDQVGGGFHRYSTDAQWHIPHFEKMLYDNAQLAANYIDAYQVTKDEGFAHVARETLEYVRRDMTHPEGGFYSAEDADSLPPELAGKVDDVGHEHRSEGAFYLWSKDEVHQVLGKEAAELFSYRYGVEPNGNAESDPHGDFKGKNILFAARTIPETARKFGKSEAEAEGLLRGARAKLLEVRAKRPRPHLDDKVLSDWNGLMISAFARAAQVLDDPGYLRAAEKSARFIRTRLYDEKQNRLYRRWREGERKVSGLAIDYVLLTQGLIDLYEASLDADWLRWAVRLSEAQLKVFYDAGKGGFYQTAPGYDKNLLLRSMDDSDNVIPAASSVAALNFLRLAQFTGRKDFRQAADKTLTRFGAQMKQQPRSLPQMLAALDYALGKPKQIIIAGVPDAPDTRRMLREVHERFLPHKILMLVGEGGDRETLMRWLPFLKGVTPIKGKATAYVCVDYACELPTNDLPTFQAILDGKTAVPPSKGP is encoded by the coding sequence ATGACCACTGTGGTATGCGATGCCGCCGCTCCCCAGCGCAAGCCCAACCGGTTGGCCGGGGAGAAGAGCCCGTATCTCCTCCAGCACGCCTACAACCCCGTGGACTGGTATCCCTGGGGCGAGGCCGCCTTCGCCAAGGCCCGCAAGGAGAACAAGCCGATCTTCTTTTCCATCGGCTACTCCACCTGCCACTGGTGCCACGTGATGGAGAAAGAGTCCTTCTCCAACCCCGAGATCGCGGCGGTGATGAACAAGTCCTTCGTCTCGATCAAGGTGGACCGGGAGGAGCGTCCGGACGTCGACGAGATCTACATGAGCGCGGCCAGCGGCGCCGGCTGGGGCGGAGGCTGGCCCCTGTCCCTGTGGCTGACTCCCGAGCTCAAGCCGTTTTTCGGCGGCACCTATTTCCCTCCCGAGTCGATGTACGGCCGTCCGGGCTTTAAGCAGATACTCCAGCGGGTCGCGCAGGTATGGGCGACCAAGCGCGAGGATGTCCGGTCGGACGCCGAGAGGGTGGTCAAGGCCCTCGGGCGCTACGTCCTGGTCGAGGGGCGCGGCGGGCCCTTGGACCCCGCGGCCCTGACGAGCGCCTTCGAGGGCTACAAGGACAGCTTCGTCTCTTCCAAGGGCGGCTTCGGCGGAGCCCCGAAGTTTCCCATGCCGGTCAACCAGAACTTCCTGCTGCGCTACTATGCCCGGTCCAAGGACAAGAAAGCCCTCGACATGGTCGTGCACACGCTCAAGGAGATGGCCAAGGGCGGCATATACGACCAAGTCGGCGGCGGGTTCCATCGCTACTCGACCGACGCCCAATGGCATATCCCCCACTTTGAGAAGATGCTCTACGACAACGCCCAACTTGCGGCGAACTACATCGACGCCTACCAGGTCACCAAGGACGAGGGCTTCGCCCACGTCGCGCGCGAGACTTTGGAGTACGTGCGGCGCGACATGACGCATCCCGAGGGCGGCTTCTACTCGGCCGAGGACGCCGACAGCCTGCCGCCGGAACTCGCGGGCAAGGTGGACGACGTGGGTCACGAGCACCGCTCCGAGGGCGCGTTCTACCTCTGGTCCAAGGACGAGGTCCACCAGGTCCTTGGCAAGGAGGCCGCCGAGCTGTTCAGCTACCGCTACGGCGTCGAGCCGAACGGCAACGCCGAGTCGGACCCCCATGGCGACTTCAAGGGCAAGAACATCCTATTCGCCGCCAGAACGATCCCCGAGACGGCCCGCAAATTCGGCAAGTCCGAGGCGGAGGCCGAGGGCCTCCTGCGGGGGGCCAGAGCCAAGCTACTCGAAGTCCGCGCCAAGCGGCCTCGTCCGCACCTCGACGACAAGGTCCTCTCAGACTGGAACGGCCTCATGATCTCGGCCTTCGCTCGGGCGGCTCAGGTCTTGGACGACCCCGGCTACCTCCGGGCCGCCGAGAAGTCCGCGCGCTTCATCCGGACCCGGCTCTACGATGAGAAGCAGAACCGCCTATACCGTCGCTGGCGGGAAGGCGAGAGGAAGGTCTCAGGTCTGGCGATCGACTACGTCCTGCTGACACAGGGACTCATCGACCTCTATGAGGCGTCCCTCGACGCGGACTGGCTGCGCTGGGCGGTTCGGCTCTCGGAGGCGCAGCTCAAGGTCTTCTATGACGCCGGGAAGGGCGGCTTCTATCAGACCGCGCCCGGCTACGACAAGAACCTGCTGTTGCGCTCCATGGACGACTCGGACAACGTGATTCCGGCGGCGAGCTCGGTGGCGGCGTTGAACTTTCTCAGGCTCGCGCAGTTCACCGGCCGCAAGGACTTCCGGCAAGCCGCGGATAAGACCTTGACTCGCTTCGGGGCGCAGATGAAGCAGCAGCCGCGCTCGCTGCCGCAGATGCTGGCGGCGCTCGATTATGCCCTCGGAAAGCCGAAGCAGATCATCATCGCCGGCGTCCCGGACGCGCCGGACACCCGGAGGATGCTGCGCGAGGTGCACGAGCGGTTCCTGCCGCACAAGATACTCATGCTCGTCGGGGAAGGCGGAGACCGCGAGACCTTGATGAGGTGGCTGCCGTTCCTCAAAGGCGTCACCCCGATCAAGGGCAAGGCGACGGCCTACGTGTGCGTCGATTACGCGTGCGAGCTGCCGACCAACGACCTGCCGACTTTCCAGGCGATCCTGGACGGCAAGACCGCGGTTCCCCCAAGCAAGGGTCCGTGA
- a CDS encoding transporter: MKTARILLSLSLLAIPVPPLEAAPISFNTALPVHEGGMLFRGQGVWMRMHNDPSPMGREMDVAAVPSVLVYGVSSKLALMGVFPYMDKRLAIKSTGAVRRASGLGDIMTVGRYEIFARSSSGQTTRGAVFAGLKWPSGRNTESDALGVLPPSVQLGSGSYDPMFGTVWTGQWLAFQADADISYRRNTKADDFKFGDALEQNVSLQYRIWPRVLQAEGLPNYLYGVLEANNVYQAKNEAGGVTDGDSGGYQLFLTPGLQWVTKRAVFEFAAQLPAVQSLNGTALRTDYRLLGSFRLWF, encoded by the coding sequence ATGAAAACGGCGCGGATTCTGCTCTCCCTATCCCTACTGGCCATCCCCGTCCCGCCCCTTGAGGCCGCGCCCATCAGCTTCAACACCGCCCTTCCCGTGCATGAGGGAGGAATGCTCTTTCGCGGGCAGGGAGTTTGGATGAGAATGCATAACGACCCTTCTCCCATGGGCCGGGAAATGGATGTCGCGGCGGTTCCCTCCGTGCTGGTTTACGGGGTCAGCTCCAAGCTGGCGCTGATGGGCGTGTTCCCGTACATGGACAAAAGGCTGGCGATCAAGTCGACCGGCGCCGTCCGGCGAGCTTCCGGGCTGGGAGACATCATGACCGTCGGCCGATACGAGATCTTTGCGCGCAGCAGCTCCGGACAGACCACCCGCGGAGCGGTCTTCGCCGGACTAAAGTGGCCGAGCGGCAGAAACACCGAATCCGACGCCCTCGGCGTCCTGCCGCCCTCCGTGCAGCTTGGATCGGGGTCCTACGATCCCATGTTCGGCACGGTGTGGACCGGCCAGTGGCTCGCCTTTCAGGCGGATGCGGATATCTCCTACCGGAGAAACACAAAGGCCGATGACTTCAAGTTCGGCGATGCGCTGGAGCAGAACGTTTCCCTACAGTATCGCATTTGGCCCAGGGTATTGCAGGCGGAGGGCCTGCCCAACTACCTTTACGGGGTCCTGGAAGCCAACAACGTCTACCAGGCGAAGAACGAGGCGGGCGGCGTCACGGACGGCGACTCAGGCGGCTACCAGTTGTTCCTGACGCCCGGACTGCAATGGGTCACCAAAAGGGCCGTGTTCGAGTTTGCGGCGCAATTGCCGGCCGTGCAAAGCCTCAACGGGACCGCTCTAAGGACGGACTACCGCCTGTTAGGCAGCTTTCGCCTCTGGTTTTGA
- a CDS encoding cation transporter, with the protein MMLALVFLAVSMATARAAVPGYSLIAAWGTSGAGPAQFREPMGVGVDAQGNVYVADSRNRRVQKLSPEGKFLAEFGGSDTFKKPVDIAISVEGTLYVCDYEADRVEAFSPDGKRLYGWGEPGEGNSQFRSPAGVAVDKAGNVYVADFYNHRIQAFDSKGKWLKSIGKKGRGKGEFTYPTDLDFDNSGNLVVADAYNHRIQRVAPDGRSLEIWGSAWKRFFSRGALHVPSGVAVDARGDIHVADSANKRVVLLGAKGDFEGEWRPADDRRPNVYSPTHIAAGPRGRIFAADTANDRILVLGLGASEAAGAGRQAPEPPAAEHVSGDVLVRIEGMACPFCAYGIEKHLGRLAGVRSARVNLGQGTAILDLEPGKTVSFDEVRKAVEKAGFKATELKEMSPVRKAHP; encoded by the coding sequence ATGATGCTGGCGCTTGTTTTCCTTGCAGTCTCCATGGCGACCGCCAGAGCCGCTGTTCCGGGCTATAGCCTCATAGCCGCGTGGGGGACGAGCGGCGCCGGCCCTGCGCAATTCAGGGAGCCCATGGGGGTTGGAGTAGACGCGCAAGGAAACGTCTACGTGGCCGATTCGCGCAACCGCCGAGTGCAGAAGCTCTCGCCGGAAGGTAAATTCCTTGCGGAGTTCGGCGGGTCGGATACGTTCAAAAAACCCGTGGATATAGCGATCAGCGTCGAAGGGACGCTCTATGTGTGCGACTACGAGGCGGACCGCGTCGAGGCTTTTTCCCCGGACGGCAAGCGCCTTTACGGCTGGGGAGAGCCGGGAGAGGGAAACAGCCAATTCCGTTCGCCTGCCGGGGTCGCGGTGGATAAGGCAGGAAATGTCTACGTGGCCGACTTCTACAACCACCGCATCCAGGCCTTCGACTCCAAAGGCAAGTGGCTCAAGTCCATCGGTAAGAAGGGGCGCGGCAAAGGCGAATTTACTTATCCCACGGATTTGGATTTTGATAACTCAGGCAATCTGGTCGTAGCTGACGCCTACAACCATCGGATCCAGAGGGTCGCGCCGGACGGACGGTCCCTGGAAATATGGGGCTCCGCCTGGAAGCGCTTCTTCTCACGCGGCGCTTTACATGTGCCCAGCGGCGTCGCGGTAGACGCCCGCGGCGACATCCACGTTGCGGACTCAGCCAACAAACGCGTCGTCTTGCTGGGAGCCAAGGGAGACTTTGAAGGCGAATGGAGGCCGGCAGACGACAGGCGTCCCAACGTCTACTCCCCGACCCATATCGCCGCCGGACCGCGAGGACGCATCTTTGCGGCCGACACCGCCAATGACCGCATCCTGGTCCTGGGCCTTGGAGCCTCCGAGGCCGCTGGCGCGGGCCGGCAAGCCCCAGAGCCTCCTGCCGCCGAGCATGTTTCCGGGGATGTACTGGTGCGGATCGAAGGCATGGCCTGCCCCTTCTGCGCCTACGGCATAGAGAAACACCTGGGCCGGCTTGCCGGCGTGCGCTCCGCCCGCGTGAACCTGGGTCAGGGCACGGCGATACTGGATCTGGAGCCGGGCAAGACCGTTTCCTTCGATGAGGTTCGCAAGGCCGTGGAGAAGGCCGGGTTCAAGGCCACGGAACTCAAGGAAATGTCGCCCGTCCGTAAGGCGCACCCATGA
- a CDS encoding glutaredoxin, which produces MAKRNVEVFTAGCPVCEDAVKTVKSLACPSCDVVVYDLNKGCSTNECRTKAKEYGIKRVPAVAVDGRLLDCCRQGQLTAEALKAAGVGLS; this is translated from the coding sequence ATGGCTAAAAGAAATGTCGAGGTGTTCACCGCGGGCTGTCCGGTCTGCGAGGACGCGGTCAAGACCGTCAAGTCGCTGGCCTGTCCGAGCTGTGATGTCGTGGTCTATGACCTTAATAAGGGGTGCTCCACCAACGAATGCCGGACCAAGGCAAAGGAATACGGTATCAAGCGGGTCCCGGCGGTCGCGGTGGACGGGCGTCTATTGGACTGTTGCCGTCAAGGTCAGTTGACGGCGGAGGCGCTGAAGGCCGCCGGTGTTGGACTCAGTTAA
- a CDS encoding copper chaperone Copz family protein: MESRAPNHEECCHIGTTACPCPLCGNAGRKVAALTLDHHVPQPLRAAIGDDATFCLNPACEAVYCNPSGFVVRKSQTILPVTIKDGGDQVPVCYCFDFKRGDLRQDLAERGKTDIPERIKKGIAEGRCACERKNPQGACCLGNVAGAIKKIQEEVKSHG, from the coding sequence ATGGAAAGCCGCGCTCCTAACCACGAAGAGTGCTGCCACATCGGGACGACGGCTTGTCCGTGCCCCCTCTGCGGCAACGCCGGGCGCAAGGTGGCGGCTTTGACCTTGGATCATCACGTCCCTCAGCCCTTGAGAGCGGCCATCGGCGACGACGCCACGTTCTGCCTCAACCCGGCCTGCGAAGCGGTCTACTGCAACCCGAGCGGATTCGTCGTCCGCAAAAGCCAGACGATTCTGCCAGTGACGATAAAGGACGGGGGAGATCAGGTGCCCGTCTGCTATTGCTTCGACTTCAAGCGCGGCGATCTCCGACAGGACCTGGCGGAGAGAGGCAAGACCGATATCCCGGAGCGAATCAAGAAGGGAATCGCCGAGGGCCGCTGCGCCTGCGAGCGCAAGAACCCGCAGGGAGCGTGCTGCCTCGGCAACGTGGCCGGAGCGATCAAGAAGATTCAAGAGGAGGTGAAAAGTCATGGCTAA
- a CDS encoding cation transporter: MNNRVIVGAVALASAGLASICCVGPLIVTGLGLGSLGLAAGLSQYRPLFLALTGLVLAAGFYQAYRKRPVACADGDCELRSGSRTVKATLWAVTVMTLGVATFPNWSAWVLNGGSVAAPADAQVISLRVSGMDCAACTVAIKKSVEKVPGVYSASVDFDSQQARVATNGKADPQAVLKAVAAAGYKAEILEGGAHGKPRS, translated from the coding sequence ATGAACAATAGAGTCATTGTCGGAGCCGTTGCCCTGGCTTCAGCGGGCTTGGCCTCAATTTGCTGCGTCGGCCCGCTGATCGTGACCGGCCTGGGTCTTGGCAGCCTGGGTTTGGCCGCGGGTCTCTCCCAGTACCGGCCGCTGTTTCTTGCCCTGACGGGACTGGTCCTCGCCGCCGGTTTCTACCAGGCATACAGGAAGCGGCCGGTCGCCTGCGCGGATGGCGACTGTGAGCTGCGATCCGGCAGCCGCACGGTGAAGGCCACGCTCTGGGCCGTAACGGTCATGACTTTGGGCGTGGCGACTTTTCCCAACTGGTCCGCCTGGGTGCTCAACGGAGGGTCTGTCGCCGCTCCGGCGGACGCCCAGGTGATCAGTCTCAGGGTTTCGGGCATGGACTGCGCGGCCTGCACCGTGGCGATCAAGAAGTCGGTGGAGAAGGTCCCCGGAGTCTACTCCGCCAGCGTGGATTTCGACAGCCAACAGGCTCGGGTAGCCACGAACGGCAAGGCCGATCCCCAGGCTGTGCTCAAGGCAGTAGCCGCCGCCGGCTACAAGGCCGAAATTCTGGAGGGAGGGGCTCATGGAAAGCCGCGCTCCTAA
- a CDS encoding MerR family transcriptional regulator yields the protein MDGRLTIGRVAKQAGVNVQTVRYYERRGLLFPDGHRDSGYRLYGKEAVRKLRFIRNAQNLGFSLDEIAKLLRLRIGRKIQCGKVKGQAQARLKIVQDKIAGLGAMERVLERLIRTCSARATTNRCPILDSLEDGGGNRHEQ from the coding sequence ATGGATGGAAGATTGACTATAGGCAGGGTGGCCAAGCAGGCCGGGGTCAACGTTCAAACGGTCCGCTACTATGAGCGCCGCGGACTCTTGTTTCCAGACGGCCACCGGGACTCAGGCTATAGGCTATACGGCAAGGAGGCCGTCAGGAAGCTTCGTTTCATCAGGAATGCCCAAAACCTCGGCTTCTCCCTTGACGAGATCGCCAAGCTCCTGCGCCTGCGCATCGGCCGCAAGATCCAGTGCGGCAAGGTCAAAGGTCAGGCCCAGGCACGACTCAAGATCGTGCAGGACAAGATCGCGGGGCTTGGCGCGATGGAGAGGGTGCTCGAACGGCTCATTCGGACATGCTCGGCTAGGGCGACGACCAATCGCTGCCCGATCCTGGACAGTCTTGAAGATGGGGGAGGAAATCGCCATGAACAATAG
- a CDS encoding chloride channel protein: MIASTKRFLMIVSKHRYGAAFFTFILAAVITGISCVAFMRAFEAVLARRLDFHSIGWWCLLTTPALFLLSVELMRRAAPCADGTGIPQVIFAIKHSTPASEHALAPLTSPHTMFVKVAALLIALLAGASTGREGPTVHIATCVFVTLVLAARGLLGLQLDLRSAMVAGGAAGLAAAFNTPLAGVTFAVEELTTDYFGEVKEFVIIFEMTGHHQMLTPIMLASLVAFVVARLLGARHLYQSLSLNYQFLLRAKR, from the coding sequence ATGATCGCCTCCACCAAGCGCTTCCTCATGATCGTCTCCAAACACCGCTACGGCGCCGCATTCTTCACCTTCATATTGGCCGCAGTCATCACGGGCATCTCATGCGTGGCTTTCATGCGGGCCTTTGAAGCGGTCTTAGCCCGCCGGCTCGACTTCCACAGCATAGGCTGGTGGTGCCTGCTGACCACCCCGGCCCTGTTCCTATTGTCGGTCGAATTGATGCGCCGAGCGGCCCCGTGCGCCGACGGCACGGGAATCCCCCAAGTCATCTTCGCGATCAAGCATTCCACACCCGCGTCGGAACACGCGCTGGCACCGTTGACCTCTCCCCATACGATGTTCGTCAAGGTCGCCGCGCTGCTCATCGCGTTGTTAGCCGGAGCCTCCACGGGCCGCGAGGGCCCGACCGTGCATATCGCAACATGCGTCTTCGTAACTCTTGTCCTCGCCGCACGAGGACTCTTAGGGCTTCAACTCGATCTACGCTCGGCCATGGTCGCCGGGGGCGCGGCGGGCTTGGCCGCTGCGTTCAACACGCCGCTGGCCGGCGTCACTTTTGCCGTCGAGGAACTGACGACCGACTACTTCGGCGAAGTCAAGGAATTCGTCATCATCTTCGAGATGACCGGACACCACCAGATGCTGACTCCCATCATGCTGGCATCCCTCGTCGCCTTCGTGGTCGCGCGGCTGCTGGGCGCAAGGCATCTCTACCAATCGCTCTCATTGAACTATCAGTTTCTGCTGCGGGCGAAGCGGTAG
- a CDS encoding LysR family transcriptional regulator, translating into MIPLNYHHLFYFWTVARAGSIAAAKGRLRLSQPTLSAQLKELERSCRTSLFDRGKKGMSLTAQGRRVFEYCERIFIPGEELAALLENGFTAPPVLHVGIQARVPKEVVVGILEFARSADRRVRVAAFNAGQEELAAGLQRQSFELVVSCARLTISSVPAIRSRLVADLPVAFVASPPIARLVKRFPAQLSRVPMLLRPREHPIRGQVDRYLNARGVVASVEAELEDADVIRRLAVKGRGVAALSLLVVKPDLEAGRLVKLHERRTGIRERVWLSSGRSPSRNPAVRRMVAALMERFRMRE; encoded by the coding sequence ATGATACCTCTGAACTACCATCACCTCTTCTATTTCTGGACGGTGGCCAGGGCCGGGAGCATCGCGGCGGCTAAAGGACGGCTGCGGTTGTCCCAGCCCACCTTGAGTGCTCAGCTAAAGGAACTCGAGCGATCATGCCGGACTTCGCTGTTCGACCGCGGTAAGAAAGGCATGTCGCTGACGGCCCAGGGACGAAGAGTGTTCGAGTATTGCGAGAGGATTTTCATCCCGGGAGAGGAATTGGCCGCGCTTCTTGAAAACGGATTCACCGCACCGCCCGTCCTTCACGTCGGCATCCAGGCGAGGGTGCCGAAGGAGGTCGTCGTCGGCATCCTGGAATTCGCCCGAAGCGCGGACAGGCGTGTGCGCGTGGCGGCATTCAACGCGGGCCAGGAGGAGCTCGCTGCGGGGCTCCAACGGCAGTCCTTCGAGTTGGTGGTGTCCTGCGCCAGGCTGACTATCTCATCTGTCCCGGCCATCAGGAGCAGGTTGGTTGCCGATTTGCCCGTGGCCTTCGTCGCGAGTCCTCCGATCGCGCGGCTGGTCAAACGTTTCCCGGCCCAGCTCTCCCGGGTTCCCATGCTGCTGAGGCCGCGCGAGCACCCGATCCGCGGGCAGGTGGACCGGTACTTGAACGCGCGCGGGGTGGTTGCCTCCGTCGAGGCGGAGTTGGAGGATGCCGACGTCATTCGGCGTCTGGCGGTGAAGGGAAGGGGCGTGGCCGCCCTGAGCCTATTGGTGGTCAAGCCCGATCTGGAGGCCGGACGGCTGGTCAAACTGCATGAGCGAAGGACTGGAATCAGGGAGCGCGTCTGGCTTAGCAGCGGGAGGTCTCCGAGCCGCAATCCCGCGGTCCGCAGGATGGTTGCCGCCTTGATGGAGCGCTTTCGGATGCGTGAATGA
- a CDS encoding cation:proton antiporter, whose product MLQWREQSKGLGRQPRFQRALDGRAAILRNRGGLFISVVILPCVGWRFFIPGGISGDLFDERPAMHEINVVGFLANLTVILLSAKIFGEVAERLGQPPVLGELLGGVVLGFGLFNFFHPEDPALTLMAEFGVILLLFETGINSDLSQLLKAGPASLAVACVGVVAPFVLGYALMSVLGYGGMQAVFVGAALTATSVGITARVLADMGKLNIPEAQIILGAAVIDDILGIIILSAVQGVALSGVLSWPSVARSTLFAAGFLSVALWLGPRISQFLVGMVQRMRVRGILIVSAVIFAFITALAAHAVGTALIVGAFTAGVLLARTDKREDIDGALKPVADIFVPIFFVMVGAKVQLGAYNPLVTGNHKMILLALSMVLLAVIGKVVSGWAARGRGLNQLGIGVGMIPRGEVGLIFAQIGLASGVIGAPLYAAVVGMVVLTTFLAPPLLTRAFKEG is encoded by the coding sequence ATGCTTCAATGGAGAGAGCAGTCCAAGGGTCTGGGACGACAGCCTCGCTTCCAGAGGGCTTTGGATGGTCGGGCCGCCATCCTGCGCAACAGGGGTGGCCTTTTTATTTCAGTCGTCATCCTGCCTTGCGTGGGATGGCGATTTTTCATTCCAGGGGGGATCTCGGGCGACCTCTTCGACGAGCGACCGGCAATGCATGAGATAAACGTCGTCGGTTTTCTGGCCAATCTCACGGTCATTCTCTTGAGCGCCAAAATTTTCGGCGAAGTGGCCGAACGCTTGGGACAGCCTCCCGTGTTGGGAGAATTGTTGGGGGGCGTGGTCCTAGGATTCGGCCTTTTCAATTTTTTCCATCCGGAGGACCCTGCCTTGACGCTGATGGCAGAGTTCGGGGTGATTCTCCTGCTCTTCGAGACGGGTATCAACAGCGACCTGTCTCAGCTTCTTAAGGCAGGGCCGGCCTCGCTGGCCGTGGCGTGCGTCGGCGTGGTCGCGCCTTTTGTCCTGGGGTATGCGCTGATGTCTGTCTTGGGCTACGGCGGAATGCAGGCGGTCTTCGTAGGCGCGGCCTTGACCGCGACGAGCGTCGGGATTACGGCCAGGGTACTGGCCGATATGGGCAAACTGAACATCCCGGAGGCGCAGATTATCCTCGGGGCCGCCGTTATCGACGACATCCTTGGAATCATCATCCTGTCCGCTGTCCAGGGCGTCGCTTTATCAGGTGTTCTTTCATGGCCTTCAGTGGCGCGCAGCACCCTGTTCGCCGCAGGATTTCTTTCGGTGGCGCTCTGGCTGGGACCGAGGATATCCCAATTTTTGGTCGGCATGGTTCAGCGCATGAGGGTCCGAGGTATTCTCATCGTGTCGGCCGTGATTTTCGCCTTCATCACGGCTCTCGCGGCCCACGCCGTGGGGACGGCTTTGATCGTCGGGGCATTCACCGCCGGCGTGCTCCTGGCCAGGACCGACAAGCGCGAGGATATCGACGGTGCGCTCAAACCCGTGGCGGACATTTTCGTCCCCATCTTCTTCGTCATGGTGGGAGCGAAGGTCCAACTCGGCGCCTACAACCCGCTGGTGACGGGCAATCACAAGATGATCCTTCTCGCCCTATCGATGGTCTTGCTGGCGGTCATCGGCAAGGTGGTCAGCGGCTGGGCGGCTCGCGGCAGGGGCCTCAACCAATTGGGGATCGGGGTGGGAATGATCCCGCGCGGCGAGGTTGGTCTCATCTTCGCCCAGATCGGCCTGGCCTCCGGCGTCATCGGGGCGCCTCTATACGCGGCCGTCGTGGGCATGGTTGTCCTGACGACTTTCCTGGCCCCGCCCCTGCTCACGAGAGCCTTCAAGGAGGGATGA